The window TTCCTTTTCCGGCACTATCAATACCTAGAGCGTTCACAAAAATCACAGCCATTTGTTCACGGCTGAGGCTTTGATTGATACCAAATATTCTATTTCCCATACCTTTAAACAGGCCTGCTTTAACAGCAGCTTCTACAGCTGAAAAGGCATAACTGCTTGCCGGGACGTCTGTGAAGGAAGGTGACTTTGGAGGATTACTTAGATCCAGATTGAGAGTCTTTGCCAGTATGATAGCAAAATCTTGTCGTTGGATATTGCCTGTCGGATTGAATTTACCGTTACCTGTACCATTGATAATTCCTTTTTCGACTAGCTCAAGAATGGCATCTTTGGCATAGCTGTTTGAGATATCGGTCAATGATTCCGCTGCATGTGCTTGTGGTACTAGGGTGCTGAGTACAGCAACCGTAGATAGGAGGGATAATGATTTTGATTTTAAATTTTTCTTCATAAATTTCTCCTTAAATTTTAAGTAATTAATCAGATGGATGTCTATCTCTATCGCTTTTTGCCCTAGCATCACTCCTGCGACAATTAGTGAACTTAATCGCTTGTTTTATCTCCGCTCGTAACATGTATATTCTACTATATTTTGAAAAGAAATAGTCAACTGATATGATCTTTGTTATAGACAACACCACCTTTTTTGTATACACGAAGTGATGCCTTGTAAACTGTTGACAATCCACAACTGTTTACGACAGGGGAATGGAAGCTAATCAATAAATTATTCTATGATTACAGGTGGAGATACGGAGATATAAATGGTTGGATGAGGACTCAGCAAAGGCGGGGTCTTTTTTTGTATTGGGGTAAGGCGCAAGCTGTCCGCTATAGCTGAACAGTGTTTCCCGCCGTAGAGGAACTATAGGAATTTTATGGATTTACATTGAGTATTGGGCTATCATTATTTTGTGCAGAGCACGTGTTAGAGATTGAAATTTGAATCAACATGACGGGGGTACAAATGAACGAATTAATTGAAAAAATTATTCAATTCCGGGACGAAAGAGATTGGAAGCAATTCCATGATCCTAAAGATCTGGCTCTCTCTATCTCGTTAGAGTCTAGCGAATTGCTGGAGCTCTTCCAATGGAAGAACAGCCAGCAAGCTATAGAGCAACATTATTCAGACATGCAGGACGAAATCGCCGATATTCTCATCTACACGCTAACACTCGCTCATGATTTGAAGATCGACGTAAAGGATGCCATCCTTCAGAAAATAAACAAAAATGCAGAGAAATATCCGATATCCAGCTCCAAGGGAAGTTCGCAAAAAAGTACGCGGCAGTAACGAATAGGGGAGAACACCATGATTATTTATGAATCGACCAAGCAGCAATTTATGAATGATGTGACCGAGGACACCATTGCGGTAAAGATTCATAATCAGTACGTGCAAAAAGTCGGCAGAGTTTCCATGGGTGAGATTAATGCATGGAACAATTCCATGAACTACCTTTATAAAGTATTGAACACATCGACCATTCCGGATGACGTAGGAATCGCAATCGAGTATAAAATTCCAGCGACCTCGAGAAGAGTCGACTTCATGATTACAGGCTTGAATGAGGAGGATGAATACTCCGTTGTCATTATTGAGCTAAAGCAATGGACAAGTGTTGAAACGGTTGAAGATGCGGATGGCCTTGTCAAAACCCATTTTAATCGGACAAAGACTAAAACGCAGCATCCTTCTTATCAGGCATGGTCTTATGCCAAATTGATTAGCGAATATAACGAGACCGTACAGAACGAAGAGGTCCAACTTTATCCTTGTGCTTACCTACATAACTATATACAGACCGATAACGACCCTCTACTGCACCCAGTCTATGATCAATATATTGAGGAAGCTCCGATCTTCTCCAAGGGAGATGCTCTAAAGCTAAGAGGATTTATTTCGACCTTCATTAAAAAAACTGATAGAAGCAAATCACTTTACCTCATTGAGCATGGCAAAATCAAGCCCTCTAAATCGCTTCAGGACTCACTCGTCAGCATGCTACAGGGAAATCAGGAATTCATCATGATTGATGATCAGAAGGTCGTATATGAGGAAGCGTTAAGATTGGCGAAGCAAGCCCAGTCAGGAAAGAAACAGGTTTTGATTGTTGAAGGGGGTCCAGGGACCGGTAAGTCGGTCCTCGGAATTAATCTTTTGGTAGAACTTACTGCGCGAGAACTAGTCTGCCAATATGTAACCAAGAATAGCGCACCTCGTGCCGTGTACATGAAGAAGCTGCAGCAAAACCTGAAGAAATCGTTCATTGATAACTTGTTTAAGGGATCAGGCGTTTACTATGAAGCATTGCCCAATGAATTCGATTGCTTGATTGTTGACGAGGCGCATCGCTTAAATGAAAAGTCGGGTCTGTTCAAGAATAAAGGGATTAATCAAACCATGGAGATTATCCGCGCTGCCCGGTTTTCTGTATTTTTTATCGATGAATATCAGAAGATCGCGATGCACGATGTTGGCAGCAAAGAGCAGATTAGACGGTATGCGAAGCAAATGGATGCTGATATTACCGAGTTAACATTGGCTTCTCAATTCAGGTGCAATGGATCAGATGGATATTTGGCATGGCTCGATGATGTACTCGATATCCGTGAAACGGCCAACGCGGATGGTTTCGATTTCGACTATGAAATTCGGCTCTATGATGACCCGAAAGAATTACGGGACGAAATCTTCAGCAAGAATCAGATCAATAACAAGGCCCGAATGCTTGCCGGATACTGCTGGGATTGGAAGAGTGATGGAAAGAACAATCCTGGCGTCCATGACATTCAATTAGATCGCTATCAATTTTTCATGAGCTGGAACCTTAGCAATACGACGACCTGGGCGATCGACCCTGAATCCATCGAACAAGTGGGCTGCATACATACCTCACAGGGACTTGAATTTGACTATGTCGGAGTTATCATTGGCGAAGATATGCGTTTTGAAAATAACCGTATCGTCACCGATCCGTTCAAACGTGCGAAAACGGATAAGTCTCTTTCTGGCTTCAAGACCTTGTATAAGAAAGATAAGGACGAGGCGCTCCGAATGGCCGATCAAATTATCCGAAACACCTACAGGACGTTAATGACCCGGGGAACGAAGGGATGCTATATCTACTGTGTCGATCCTCATTTAAAGGCGTACTTGCAAAGGCGATTGGCTGTACAAGGTTCGGCGGTGATTTCGGGGTAGGACTAATTGATATCAGTGATCTGAATAAAATGAGGATCGGATGAATGCGGGGAAACTTGACTCCAGCAAGCTGATTCTCTTTTTTATGTGATAAGAACATAATTAATGAGGATTATAGATCGTCCTCATTGGGTAGTAAGTTAGGCCATTCTTACTAAAGAAATGTTATAATCGCAGGATTTTATATTATTGTCTAGTTCAATCGATGTTGGTAAACTTAAAATAAGGAGGTAAGAACATGCATGAAAGCGAGTGGCTTCCAGATATCCTGGTAAAGAGTGATTTAGTACATATTTGTAAGGTTTTAAATCTGTCAATAGATGGATTTCGAATAAGTAGTCTTGCTAGTAGACCGGTCGAACAGATCCGAAGTCTTGTAAGATCTGCACTTCGAAGTGGTATTGGGAAGAAAGGGCGGATGAAAAAAGACCCCAATATAATTCCGATTGATATTTTTTTTGAAGAGCTGTCTGCTGACGCTAGGAAAGAACGCAATGAGTTAGCGACAGATGACTTTGATATGTTTATGATAGCTCTCTTGTCTGATGATAAGTTGCGGCCCTATCAAAAATTGTCATTATTATATGATCAGTTTCATGAAACGTATATAACTTATTATGATGTGTTAGTAAAAAATGCCCGAAGTAAAACCGATCTCTTATTAGGTGTTTATGCAGCTGACGAGAAGAAACTGCTTAATTTGTTGAATAACCAGGCCCCATTGCCTACATTAGAGCAATATGAAGCTTACGTGATACAAGCTGGACTTAAGAGCAAATACGATTCAATAATAGAGGCTTTAAAGGAGAAGAACGATACGACTTTAAAAATCTTGTTTGTAAATAAACTACAAGGTGAGGAGAAGTTTTTAGGACAGTTGGCTTTGCTTCCGACATATCCAGATCTGGCTTATAGTGTCTACGCCTATTATATGCAGGTCTATCTCGTTGTTCAACAAGAAACAGTGGCGACGTCAGAAAAGGTCGAAGAGCTTAAGATGCTACTTTATGAGGAAGAGAAGAGGAACGCAGATACTCAGGATAGGGTTAGCTTCATTGAGCAGATGGTACGAGAAATTGAAAAGGATAAGGCTAATGCGCATTTAACTATTGAAAATTTGAAAAGGCTTTTAAATAAGGCAGAAGAGAATACTGCAGAAAACCTTATAACAATACAAAGTTTAAGTTATAAAGTCACCAAACTTACCCATCAGGTCTTTGAGTTAGCGGAGTATCAAGAATTTTGGGAAACCTTTTTACCACGAACTAGTCAAGCGAGAATAATTACGGAATATCCAGATTTAAGACTGCAACGATTATTTAAAGGCATGATTTTTTCGAAATCCTACTTGCTGCAACAAATTAAACAACCAGATGAAATGAAGAATAAAATATGGTTTGTGGATCGTAATCATTTTACAAATACAAAAGAATGGATGGAGTTAAGGCGATTTTTTACTAATCATGAGATTTCTTACGAAGAATTCACCGATGATATTGGACTCATTTTAGGATACGCAACATTATACAAAGACAGTGAGACGGAGGAGTAAGGGATGATTAATCCGAAGGTAATGCGAGAATTAAGCAGTTGTTACATTCTTGCGAGGTTAGCAGATGATAGTGAACCTCAATATATACCCGGTCTAGGCATTGAGCGAAAGAGTGTAACACGCAGCCAACGTAATGAAAATGATATAGTGTTTTACTTACAATCGTTAAACGAGGAACCAAGGCCTATTAAAGATATAATTGGTAAACATCAAAAAGAGTGTTATGTCTCTTTTGATGATCGGAATGGACGTTACTTACAAACTATTAAATATTATGAACAGCAGGATAAAGTTTCATTTCTAAGAGAACATCTGGAAGGGAAGCTAATTCTTATAAAGCCAAAACTTAACCACCGCCATGATAATCCAAATCATCCCTTTCACTATAATTTTGATATTGTTATGGTTTCTGAAGATAAGCAGGAATCAAATTATTATCTCCCGATCCCACAAGTGAAAAAAGGAGTACCTGCGGTTCGTTTTGAGAAAGCTTTGTTAGAAGGAGCTCCAATTACTCTTCCCGATTATCCTAGTCTTTTGGAGACACCGGAGTTTATCTTATGTGATGGATACTTGTATCATATATCAGATCCTGATAGTTTAAAGGGCAGCGAAGTCAATGTGACAACTTATTATGCCCTACAGCCAAAAGGTATTAAAAAACTTGCTTTGACTGATTTGGAAGATTTTTGGGGAAAATTGAGATGTGCATACAGGGAACTGGGCTTTATAACGGATAATTACTCTATTGAATTGAGAGACTTATTTGAAAAACGAGGTGTATCGTTGTTCCAGCAGGAACAGATTAAAAAAGAAGATAAAAAGCAAAAAGCCTCATTTGAAATGCCTATTAACTTAACTGAAATGGAGTTTATCACACGATTAAAACAATTAGCGCAAGATGCCGAGTTAGTCTATCCCGAAGAAGATCTTATTAATTTCCATACCTCGTTAAAGACAGGTGGAATAGCTGTAATTGGCGGAATGAGCGGCACAGGGAAAACTCGGCTTGCGCTATTATATGCTGATGCATTGAAGCTGAAAAA of the Paenibacillus pedocola genome contains:
- a CDS encoding DUF2075 domain-containing protein, with the translated sequence MIIYESTKQQFMNDVTEDTIAVKIHNQYVQKVGRVSMGEINAWNNSMNYLYKVLNTSTIPDDVGIAIEYKIPATSRRVDFMITGLNEEDEYSVVIIELKQWTSVETVEDADGLVKTHFNRTKTKTQHPSYQAWSYAKLISEYNETVQNEEVQLYPCAYLHNYIQTDNDPLLHPVYDQYIEEAPIFSKGDALKLRGFISTFIKKTDRSKSLYLIEHGKIKPSKSLQDSLVSMLQGNQEFIMIDDQKVVYEEALRLAKQAQSGKKQVLIVEGGPGTGKSVLGINLLVELTARELVCQYVTKNSAPRAVYMKKLQQNLKKSFIDNLFKGSGVYYEALPNEFDCLIVDEAHRLNEKSGLFKNKGINQTMEIIRAARFSVFFIDEYQKIAMHDVGSKEQIRRYAKQMDADITELTLASQFRCNGSDGYLAWLDDVLDIRETANADGFDFDYEIRLYDDPKELRDEIFSKNQINNKARMLAGYCWDWKSDGKNNPGVHDIQLDRYQFFMSWNLSNTTTWAIDPESIEQVGCIHTSQGLEFDYVGVIIGEDMRFENNRIVTDPFKRAKTDKSLSGFKTLYKKDKDEALRMADQIIRNTYRTLMTRGTKGCYIYCVDPHLKAYLQRRLAVQGSAVISG
- a CDS encoding McrB family protein; the protein is MINPKVMRELSSCYILARLADDSEPQYIPGLGIERKSVTRSQRNENDIVFYLQSLNEEPRPIKDIIGKHQKECYVSFDDRNGRYLQTIKYYEQQDKVSFLREHLEGKLILIKPKLNHRHDNPNHPFHYNFDIVMVSEDKQESNYYLPIPQVKKGVPAVRFEKALLEGAPITLPDYPSLLETPEFILCDGYLYHISDPDSLKGSEVNVTTYYALQPKGIKKLALTDLEDFWGKLRCAYRELGFITDNYSIELRDLFEKRGVSLFQQEQIKKEDKKQKASFEMPINLTEMEFITRLKQLAQDAELVYPEEDLINFHTSLKTGGIAVIGGMSGTGKTRLALLYADALKLKKDENLLYVPISPSYTEPADILGYLNPQLGLFMESETGLTSFLERASQYPDELFMVLFDEMNLGQVEHYFAPFISLLELPKDQRELRVYSQGSICYNKSFAKGCIPVRDNVLFVGTANFDETTKDFSNRMLDRTNVIFLEKLTFGEASVPKEENVEATNMSGGVNRKIYNQEWIKVNVAMEEHEILLLDRLHDLMREYDSQLGVSFRIYKGIEKYLANTPTDADGNALITRHTAFDYQVKQRILTKIRGHREQIQDLIGYCDAENRYHMGYIGRLLMEEGEGEDKFKFSLAFLKQKAKELTRNGYAI
- a CDS encoding MazG-like family protein is translated as MNELIEKIIQFRDERDWKQFHDPKDLALSISLESSELLELFQWKNSQQAIEQHYSDMQDEIADILIYTLTLAHDLKIDVKDAILQKINKNAEKYPISSSKGSSQKSTRQ